A genomic region of Arachis stenosperma cultivar V10309 chromosome 9, arast.V10309.gnm1.PFL2, whole genome shotgun sequence contains the following coding sequences:
- the LOC130950127 gene encoding uncharacterized mitochondrial protein AtMg00810-like, producing MKPPPGYPCPSSNACLLRKTLYGLKQAPREWFDKFNITICSLGFTSSPHENVLFIRKSEHGVVLLLLYVDDMIITGDDVDGISDLKASLHRTFEMKDLGSLSYFLGLKVISTNDDIYLSQAKYASDLLARAGITDSRTESTPLESNVRFTLMDDTVLDNPTLYRQLVGSLVYLTVTRPDIAYPVHVLSQFLSAPRTTHYAAVLRILRYIKGTLFHGLYFSAHSSLSLHAYSDADWAGDPTNCRSTTDYYLFLGDALISWCAKKQTFTARSSTEAEYRALADTTTEIILIAHNDVFHKRTKHIEIDCHFVRRRILIDAVRLIAVGTLDQTADIFTKAHHPTRFQTLLSKLKLDFMPLLR from the exons ATGAAACCACCTCCGGGATATCCTTGTCCTTCTAGTAACGCTTGTCTCCTTCGCAAGACACTTTATGGACTTAAGCAAGCTCCTCGTGAATGGTTTGACAAGTTCAACATTACCATATGCAGTCTTGGTTTTACTTCTAGCCCTCATGAGAATGTCCTCTTCATTCGTAAAAGCGAACATGGagttgttcttctacttttgtatgttgatgacatgatcATTACTGGAGATGATGTTGATGGTATCTCTGATCTCAAGGCCTCACTTCACCGTacctttgagatgaaagatcttggttcTCTCAGCTATTTTCTTGGTCTCAAGGTCATCTCCACTAATGATGACATCTATCTCTCTCAGGCTAAGTATGCTTCAGATCTTCTTGCTCGCGCTGGGATTACAGATAGTCGCACTGAGTCTACTCCTCTTGAGTCTAATGTTCGATTTACCCTTATGGATGACACTGTTTTGGATAATCCGACTCTCTATCGACAGTTAGTTGGAAGTCTCGTTTACTTGACTGTCACCCGACCAGACATCGCCTATCCAGTTCATGTACTTAGCCAGTTCTTGTCAGCTCCTCGTACTACTCATTATGCGGCAGTTCTTCGCATTCTTCGCTACATCAAAGGCACTCTATTTCATGGTCTTTATTTTTCTGCCCATTCCTCTTTgtctcttcatgcttactcggATGCTGATTGGGCTGGTGATCCCACTAATTGTCGTTCTACTACTGATTACTATTTGTTTCTTGGCGACGCTCTCATTTCTTGGTGTGCTAAGAAGCAAACATTCACTGCTCGCTCAAGCACAGAAGCTGAATACCGTGCCCTCGCTGACACCACTACTGAGATTATCTTG ATTGCACATAATGATGTGTTTCATAAACGCACCAAAcacattgaaattgattgtCACTTTGTTCGGCGACGTATCCTTATTGATGCTGTTCGTCTCATTGCTGTTGGAACATTGGATCAGACTGCTGATATCTTCACGAAAGCTCATCACCCGACTCGATTCCAAACTTTGTTATCCAAACTCAAGCTG GATTTTATGCCTTTATTGCGTTGA
- the LOC130950776 gene encoding remorin-like has protein sequence MTEEEQPNKVDEEKSVIPQLPPPDNKHDDESKALAIVEKTEEGAEEKPSEGSINRDAVLARVATERRMSLIKAWEESEKSRAENKTQKKLSCISSWEKSKIASTEAELKKIHQQLEKKKAEHAEKLRNKIAAIHREAEEKRAFTEAKKGEDILKAEETAAKYRATETAPKKIFGCF, from the exons atgacaGAAGAGGAGCAACCCAATAAGGTGGACGAGGAGAAATCTGTAATTCCACAACTACCTCCTCCAGATAACAAGCATGATGATGAATCCAAAGCTCTTGCCATAGTTGAGA AAACTGAGGAAGGTGCTGAAGAGAAACCCTCTGAGGGATCTATCAACAGAG ATGCTGTGCTTGCAAGAGTTGCAACAGAGAGGAGGATGTCATTGATCAAAGCCTGGGAAGAAAGTGAGAAATCAAGAGCAGAGAACAA AACTCAGAAGAAGCTTTCATGCATTTCATCATGGGAAAAGAGTAAAATAGCTTCCACGGAGGCTGAACTGAAAAAGATTCAT CAACAACTGGAGAAGAAAAAGGCAGAACATGCAGAGAAATTGAGAAACAAAATAGCAGCAATTCACAGGGAAGCTGAAGAGAAGAGGGCATTCACTGAGGCCAAGAAAGGGGAAGATATCCTCAAGGCAGAGGAGACAGCTGCAAAGTATAGAGCAACTGAAACAGCTCCAAAGAAAATCTTTGGTTGTTTCTAA
- the LOC130950128 gene encoding transcription factor MYB17-like: MGKAPCCDKHGVKRGSWTPEEDEALVEHIKKHGEGSWRTLPKHAGLQRCGKSCRLRWINYLRPGIKRGPFTSEEETNIIQLHALLGNRWAAIASQLPGRTDNEIKNYWNTHLKKNLHHHSGGTKQPCLSPHAGIVKSESPSTRHMVQWESARVEAEARLSMESSLNNSWSPAKACPDYFLRLWNSEVGESFRGLKGRERVGESHSLVSQASTPSSSSKLESCSDASLHLKNTVQEQISSCKPKLEYDTGGSDSGNYEYLDTSDSAFKQYLDMPDEDIEFLDHTDSFLNPPDDEEEEDDRCD, translated from the exons ATGGGAAAAGCACCTTGTTGTGACAAACATGGAGTGAAGAGGGGATCTTGGACACCTGAAGAAGATGAGGCTTTAGTTGAGCATATCAAGAAGCATGGAGAAGGAAGTTGGCGCACTCTCCCCAAACATGCAG GACTACAGCGATGTGGAAAAAGTTGTAGGCTGAGGTGGATTAATTATCTACGACCTGGCATTAAGCGTGGCCCATTTACTTCTGAAGAAGAGACTAATATCATTCAACTTCATGCCTTGCTTGGCAACAG GTGGGCTGCTATAGCTTCTCAACTGCCAGGAAGAACAGACAATGAGATCAAGAACTATTGGAACACCCATCTAAAGAAGAATCTTCATCACCACTCCGGAGGGACTAAACAACCTTGTCTCAGCCCTCATGCAGGGATTGTCAAGTCGGAATCTCCTTCGACACGGCACATGGTACAATGGGAAAGTGCTAGAGTTGAGGCTGAGGCAAGGTTGTCAATGGAATCCTCATTGAACAATTCATGGTCACCAGCTAAAGCTTGCCCTGATTACTTTCTTAGATTATGGAATTCCGAGGTTGGAGAGTCGTTTCGTGGCCTCAAGGGAAGGGAAAGAGTAGGAGAGAGTCATAGCCTTGTCTCACAGGCTTCaacaccatcatcatcatcaaaattGGAGTCATGTTCAGATGCCTCATTGCATTTGAAAAACACTGTTCAAGAACAAATAAGTAGCTGCAAACCAAAGCTTGAATATGACACAGGTGGATCAGATTCCGGCAACTATGAGTACCTTGATACTTCTGATTCCGCATTCAAACAATATCTGGATATGCCTGATGAAGATATAGAATTCTTGGACCACACTGACAGTTTCCTGAACCCTCctgatgatgaggaggaggaggatgataGATGTGACTAA
- the LOC130950129 gene encoding 25.3 kDa vesicle transport protein SEC22-1 → MVKITIVGRARDGLPLAQRVRYMNEENCYVSCYRQQAEFILQEISRGAFMASKFTIPVDHCSFNCLVENGVVFIVLCDSSYPRKLAFHYLQDLQKEFDKFNKTLIDNITRPYTFVEFDGIIANFSRQYIDTRTQANLSKLNANRKQDLDIITEDMSNILERRRNSETLERSQVTPQPASSIWCSPCLEVIALKWVPIMITVITSMTILWAILVLTDDYIVTSW, encoded by the exons ATGGTTAAGATAACTATAGTTGGAAGGGCAAGGGATGGGTTACCCCTAGCACAAAGAGTGAGATATATGAATGAAGAGAATTGCTATGTTTCATGTTACAGGCAACAAGCTGAattcattctccaagaaatttCAAGAGGGGCTTTCATGGCTTCCAAGTTCACAATTCCAGTAGATCATTGCTCCTTCAA TTGCTTGGTGGAGAATGGAGTTGTTTTCATTGTGTTATGTGACTCTTCATACCCAAGAAAACTGGCTTTCCATTACCTACAAGATCTACAAAAGGAGTTTGACAAGTTTAATAAAACTCTCATAGACAATATCACAAGGCCATACACCTTTGTCGAATTCG ATGGTATAATTGCTAACTTTAGCAGACAATATATTGACACAAGAACTCAGGCCAACCTATCAAAACTTAATGCTAACAGGAAACAAGATTTAGATATTATTACTGAAGACATGTCCAATATCTTAGAAAGGAGGAGAAATTCAG AAACATTGGAAAGATCACAAGTCACTCCTCAACCCGCATCTTCAATATGGTGTTCACCATGCTTAGAG GTAATTGCACTGAAATGGGTACCTATAATGATCACTGTTATCACTTCAATGACCATTCTATGGGCTATTTTAGTCCTCACAGACGACTATATTGTTACAAGTTGGTGA
- the LOC130951394 gene encoding transcription factor LAF1-like codes for MGLQPLEKAKPKYKKGLWSPEEDNKLKNHIVKHGHGCWSSVPIKAGLQRNGKSCRLRWINYLRPGLKRGLFSKQEEETILTLHQMLGNKWSQIAQNLPGRTDNEIKNYWHSYLKKRVMSNAKEMESHEQVQYATSSSETMDSSSHAVQNLATQGTQNTYSFTNEACQSSPIPKLLFAEWLTLDHVQCGGNSANSYDESLALKNGFDSQISSFQESATVHDAMSQGPFGGDYRNNSLARLAHSSAEEMFNSQLKFGTTMVENGFIQCIPGVDFSANFNMSNDTMYIYDNSIISTATQNGM; via the exons ATGGGGTTGCAGCCACTGGAAaaagcaaaaccaaaatacaAGAAGGGTTTATGGTCACCTGAAGAGGACAATAAGCTCAAAAACCACATTGTAAAGCATGGTCATGGCTGCTGGAGTTCTGTTCCTATTAAGGCAG GTTTACAAAGGAATGGAAAAAGTTGCAGACTGAGGTGGATTAACTATCTAAGGCCAGGATTGAAGAGGGGCTTGTTCAGCAAACAAGAGGAGGAGACAATCCTCACCCTTCACCAGATGCTAGGCAACAA GTGGTCTCAGATAGCACAAAATTTGCCAGGAAGAACTGACAATGAGATAAAGAACTATTGGCATTCATATTTGAAAAAGAGAGTGATGTCCAATGCTAAGGAAATGGAATCTCATGAACAGGTTCAGTATGCTACCTCAAGCTCAGAAACCATGGATTCTTCTTCACATGCTGTCCAGAATCTTGCAACACAAGGCACACAAAATACCTACAGCTTCACCAATGAGGCTTGTCAAAGCTCCCCCATACCAAAACTTCTATTTGCTGAGTGGCTTACACTTGATCATGTGCAATGTGGTGGCAACTCTGCTAATTCATATGATGAATCTTTGGCTTTGAAGAATGGATTTGACAGTCAAATTTCGTCTTTTCAAGAATCTGCTACAGTACATGATGCTATGTCACAAGGACCCTTTGGAGGAGATTATCGTAATAATAGTCTAGCTCGTCTAGCTCATAGTTCAGCCGAAGAGATGTTCAATTCACAGCTAAAGTTTGGAACAACAATGGTAGAAAATGGATTCATCCAATGTATACCTGGGGTTGATTTTAGTGCCAATTTCAACATGAGCAATGATACGATGTATATCTATGATAATAGCATTATTTCCACGGCAACTCAAAATGGAATGTAA
- the LOC130948839 gene encoding pre-mRNA cleavage factor Im 25 kDa subunit 2, which produces MVVVSSQNTVVNTYPLSSYTFGTKEPKMEKDTSVADRLARMKINYMKEGMRTSVEGILLVQEHNHPHILLLQIGNTFCKLPGGRLKPGENEVEGLKRKLTSKLGANSPTLVPDWQIGECVANWWRPNFETIMYPYCPPHITKPKECKKLFLVHLSEREYFAVPKNLKLLAVPLFELYDNVQRYGPVISTIPQQLSRFQFKMITN; this is translated from the exons ATGGTGGTGGTTTCATCTCAGAACACGGTGGTTAACACCTACCCTCTCTCCAGCTACACTTTCGGCACCAAGGAGCCCAAGATGGAGAAGGACACCTCCGTCGCTGATCGTCTCGCTCGCATGAAAATCAa CTATATGAAGGAAGGAATGAGGACCAGCGTCGAAGGAATTTTATTG GTGCAAGAACACAATCATCCGCACATACTTCTTCTACAAATTGGAAATACCTTCTGCAAACTCCCAGGTGGTCGCCTCAAGCCAGGAGAGAATG AAGTTGAAGGCTTGAAGAGAAAGTTGACTAGCAAACTCGGTGCTAATTCACCCACTCTTGTGCCTGACTGGCAG ATAGGGGAGTGCGTGGCCAACTGGTGGAGGCCTAATTTTGAGACCATAATGTATCCATACTGCCCTCCTCACATAACAAAACCCAAG GAGTGCAAGAAGCTTTTCCTTGTTCACTTGTCTGAGCGCGAATACTTTGCAGTGCCCAAAAACCTAAAACTGCTAGCTGTTCCATTGTTTGAACTCTATGATAATGTTCAG AGATATGGACCAGTTATATCAACCATTCCTCAGCAGCTTTCCAGATTCCAGTTTAAAATGATCACTAATTAA